Proteins from a single region of Mucilaginibacter daejeonensis:
- a CDS encoding DUF1338 domain-containing protein — MNFDQGTPLDIFLNMLFDRYQAKVPAVKRITDAMIAQGIVREQHEIVNDHIAFRALGVPNLGIASFEKIFLHHGYTKRDHYYFEAKKLNAYWYAPPAERYPRIFMSELMVDELSPEVQSIIHRYTDHITTDPVDQLDLNDGEAIGEFFHRSLWQLPTRSDYLTLLNESEYAAWVIYNRYYLNHYTISVHALKDGYDTIQRFDDFVEGLGIKLNDAGGKIKVSADGLLKQSSTVAEMQEATFAEGDTMSIAGSYVEFAERLSLPQFSDVPAEALTAAQRREGFETTNADKIFESTYTEQTRS; from the coding sequence ATGAATTTTGACCAGGGAACACCCTTAGATATATTCCTCAACATGCTTTTCGACCGCTACCAGGCCAAGGTGCCGGCGGTCAAACGTATCACTGATGCCATGATCGCGCAAGGGATCGTGCGTGAGCAGCACGAGATCGTGAATGATCATATCGCTTTCCGTGCGTTAGGAGTGCCTAACCTGGGTATCGCATCGTTCGAGAAGATATTTTTGCACCATGGTTACACCAAGCGCGACCATTATTATTTTGAAGCCAAAAAGCTGAACGCCTATTGGTATGCACCACCAGCGGAAAGGTACCCACGCATCTTCATGAGTGAGCTGATGGTGGATGAATTATCGCCGGAGGTTCAAAGCATCATACATCGCTACACTGATCACATCACTACCGACCCGGTCGATCAGCTTGACCTGAACGATGGTGAAGCGATAGGAGAGTTCTTCCACCGCTCACTGTGGCAACTGCCCACCAGGAGCGACTATCTTACATTGCTTAATGAAAGCGAGTACGCCGCGTGGGTGATCTACAACCGCTATTACCTCAACCATTATACGATCAGCGTGCATGCGTTGAAGGACGGCTATGATACCATACAACGCTTTGACGACTTTGTAGAGGGCTTAGGCATAAAGCTGAACGATGCAGGCGGTAAGATCAAGGTCAGCGCGGATGGCCTGCTCAAGCAAAGTAGTACCGTGGCAGAGATGCAGGAGGCGACCTTTGCCGAAGGCGATACTATGAGCATCGCCGGTAGCTACGTGGAATTTGCCGAGCGGTTGTCGCTACCTCAATTCAGCGATGTCCCGGCGGAGGCGTTGACCGCAGCACAAAGGCGCGAGGGTTTCGAGACCACTAACGCCGATAAGATATTCGAAAGTACCTACACGGAGCAAACGCGCTCATGA